The following are from one region of the Vitis riparia cultivar Riparia Gloire de Montpellier isolate 1030 chromosome 9, EGFV_Vit.rip_1.0, whole genome shotgun sequence genome:
- the LOC117922140 gene encoding probable GTP diphosphokinase RSH3, chloroplastic, giving the protein MAVPTIALYASPPSSVCSASHPCQINSHSSHDFELNSRSSSSATASPSQRPAMGGLSCLFSSPAVKHAGGEELGSMWHDRGEELSSSFCYLGSSLKRDRSESSPVSVFQGPVSCSSSVGGSSRSPPMRIARERSGGDGVSRVGTSGLFSGFVRGALGSYIDYDSPTFEIGGGALNADSSSVLVDELTFNMEDNFPDSNSEPHVKDLLLGAQLRHKIFSEDFVVKAFYEAERAHRGQMRASGDPYLQHCVETAVLLAKIGANSTVVVSGLLHDTLDDSFMSYDDIFGTFGAGVADLVEGVSKLSQLSKLARDNNTASKTVEADRLHTMFLGMADARAVLIKLADRLHNMMTLDALPLGKQQRFAKETLEIFVPLANRLGISTWKEQLENLCFKHLNPDQHKELSSKLVKSFDEAMITSAKEKLEPALKDEAISYHVLSGRHKSLYSIYCKMLKKNMTMDEIHDIHGLRLIVENEEDCYKALGVVHRLWSEVPGRFKDYIKHSKFNGYRSLHTVVRGEGMVPLEVQIRTREMHLQAEYGFAAHWRYKEGDCKHSSFVLQMVEWARWVVTWHCETMSKDQSPVGYDNSIKPPCKFPSHSDGCPFSYKPDCSQDGPVFVIMLENDKMSVQEFPANSTIMDLLERTGRGSSRWTPYGFPIKEELRPRLNHEAVNDPTCKLKMGDVVELTPAIPDKSLIVYREEIQRMYERGVSVSSKGSAASSMVGWRS; this is encoded by the exons ATGGCTGTTCCGACAATTGCGTTGTACGCGAGTCCACCGAGCAGTGTTTGCTCGGCGTCGCACCCTTGCCAGATCAACTCACACTCCTCGCACGATTTCGAGCTGAATTCGAGATCTTCGTCGTCGGCGACGGCGTCTCCATCGCAGAGGCCGGCCATGGGGGGTCTCTCGTGCCTGTTCTCCTCGCCGGCGGTGAAGCACGCCGGCGGCGAAGAGTTGGGGTCGATGTGGCACGACAGGGGCGAAGAGCTGAGCAGCTCCTTCTGCTATTTGGGATCGTCGTTGAAACGAGATCGGAGCGAATCAAGCCCGGTCTCGGTGTTTCAAGGCCCGGTTTCGTGTAGCAGCAGCGTTGGTGGGTCGTCCAGAAGCCCCCCGATGAGAATTGCCCGCGAAAGGAGCGGCGGCGATGGGGTTTCCAGGGTTGGAACCAGTGGGTTGTTCAGTGGATTTGTTAGAGGGGCTCTGGGTTCCTACATCGATTATGATTCGCCCACCTTTGAGATTGGTGGTGGTGCCCTAAATGCGGATTCCTCATCAGTTCTGGTAGATGAATTGACCTTCAATATGGAAGATAATTTTCCGGACAGTAACTCCGAGCCTCATGTGAAAGATTTGCTCTTGGGTGCTCAATTGAGGCACAAAATATTCTCTGAGGATTTCGTTGTCAAGGCTTTTTACGAGGCCGAGAGGGCGCATAGAGGGCAG ATGCGAGCCAGTGGGGATCCTTATTTACAGCATTGTGTGGAGACTGCCGTCTTGCTGGCGAAAATTGGTGCGAATTCAACCGTCGTTGTTTCGGGGCTTCTCCACGATACCCTTGACGATTCTTTTATGAGTTACGATGATATTTTTGGGACTTTTGGAGCTGGGGTTGCTGATTTGGTTGAAGGG GTGTCTAAGCTAAGTCAATTGAGCAAGCTAGCACGTGATAACAATACAGCAAGTAAAACGGTTGAGGCAGATCGATTGCACACCATGTTCCTTGGCATGGCAGATGCCAGGGCTGTCCTCATAAAGTTGGCAGATCGATTGCATAATATGATGACACTGGATGCATTGCCTTTGGGCAAGCAACAGAGGTTTGCTAAGGAAACTCTGGAGATATTTGTGCCATTGGCCAACCGGCTAGGAATCTCTACTTGGAAGGAACAACTAGAAAACCTGTGTTTCAAGCATCTCAATCCAGATCAGCATAAAGAACTATCCTCCAAGCTTGTGAAGTCCTTCGATGAGGCTATGATTACTTCTGCTAAAGAGAAATTAGAGCCAGCCCTTAAGGATGAAGCCATTTCTTACCATGTTTTATCTGGGAGACACAAAAGCTTGTATAGCATTTACTGCAAAATGTTGAA AAAGAACATGACCATGGATGAGATACATGATATTCATGGATTACGATTGATTGTTGAAAATGAGGAAGACTGTTATAAAGCACTTGGAGTTGTTCACCGATTATGGTCTGAAGTGCCTGGAAGGTTCAAGGACTATATAAAGCATTCCAAGTTTAATGG gTACCGATCTCTTCATACGGTGGTGAGGGGTGAAGGCATGGTTCCACTTGAAGTTCAAATCCGAACAAGGGAAATGCATTTACAAGCTGAGTATGGATTTGCAGCTCATTGGAGATACAAAGAAGGTGACTGTAAGCACTCTTCATTTGTGCTTCAGATGGTTGAGTGGGCTCGATGGGTGGTCACTTGGCACTGTGAGACAATGAGCAAAGATCAATCACCTGTTGGCTATGATAATTCCATCAAGCCACCCTGCAAGTTCCCATCTCATTCTGATGGTTGTCCATTTTCTTATAAACCGGACTGCAGCCAGGATGGACCTGTCTTTGTCATCATGCTGGAGAATGATAAG ATGTCGGTCCAAGAATTCCCTGCAAACTCAACCATAATGGATCTGTTGGAAAGAACCGGGCGGGGAAGCTCAAGATGGACGCCCTATGGGTTTCCAATCAAGGAAGAACTGAGGCCACGGCTGAACCATGAGGCTGTGAACGACCCCACTTGCAAACTGAAGATGGGGGATGTGGTGGAGCTAACTCCGGCCATACCAGACAAGTCTTTGATAGTGTACAGGGAAGAGATCCAGCGGATGTATGAGCGGGGCGTGAGCGTATCGAGCAAAGGGTCTGCAGCTAGTAGCATGGTTGGCTGGAGAAGTTAA
- the LOC117921439 gene encoding transcription initiation factor TFIID subunit 9, with protein sequence MAEGDEDLPRDAKIVKSLLKSMGVDDYEPRVIHQFLELWYRYVVDVLTDAQVYSEHASKPAIDCDDVKLAIQSKVNFSFSQPPAREVLLELARNRNKIPLPKSIAGPGIPLPPEQDTLISPNYQLAIPKKRTAQAVEETEEDEEGADPSHASQEGRTDLPQHTPQRVSFPIGAKRPR encoded by the exons ATGGCAGAGGGAGATGAGGACTTGCCAAGGGATGCAAAGATTGTGAAATCACTGCTGAAATCAATGGGTGTTGATGACTATGAGCCTCGAGTTATACACCAGTTTCTGGAGCTGTGGTATCGGTATGTTGTGGATGTTTTGACTGATGCCCAGGTATATTCAGAGCATGCCAGTAAGCCTGCAATTGACTGTGATGATGTGAAGCTTGCAATTCAGTCTAAAGTCAACTTCAGCTTCTCTCAGCCCCCAGCAAGAGAG GTCCTTCTAGAGTTGGCTAGAAACAGGAACAAGATCCCACTGCCAAAATCAATTGCAGGGCCTGGAATCCCTCTCCCACCTGAACAGGACACATTGATCAGCCCGAACTACCAACTAGCTATCCCAAAGAAGAGAACAGCCCAAGCAGTGGAAGAAacagaagaagacgaagaaggtGCTGATCCCTCCCACGCTTCCCAGGAGGGAAGGACAGATTTGCCTCAGCACACTCCTCAAAGGGTATCATTTCCTATTGGAGCTAAACGCCCAAGGTGA
- the LOC117922379 gene encoding lipase 1: MIKSNYKNHREKEAQQTPPPHSMASLHLWRLLSLYISAIAAVLSRASSALSHLIRCSIIVTLIESCLSLYFIFLGLSPTTVELDDHTTVHFWTSAHRRFSRPNLVLVHGFGGNSRWQFLQLVGPLSRSFNLYVPDLLFFGKSHTFRRDRSEEFQARCVVEGLRGLGVGRCRVFGISYGGYVAYRMAEMWPEVVERVAIASCGIGYTEEQKREHLGKLGRSVTEIFMPESPKNLRRLLNLSIYKFDPLKWAPDFFLQHLIDAMLKDYRKEKLELLEHLLAQKADPDIPIPPQETMLIWGDKDDVFPPLLAFQLQRHFGPKTKLEIIKDTGHALNIDSPARLYELIESFSLGRSNSKDDI, from the exons ATGATCAAGTCCAACTATAAAAACCACCGCGAAAAAGAGGCTCAACAGACACCACCACCACACTCCATGGCTTCTCTCCACCTCTGGCGTCTTCTCTCCCTCTACATCTCCGCCATTGCCGCCGTCCTCAGCCGTGCCTCCTCCGCTCTTTCCCACCTCATCCGCTGTTCAATCATCGTCACCCTCATCGAATCCTGCCTCTCTCTATACTTCATATTCCTCGGCCTCTCCCCCACCACCGTGGAACTCGACGACCACACCACCGTCCACTTCTGGACCTCCGCCCACCGCCGCTTCAGCCGCCCCAACCTCGTCCTCGTCCACGGCTTCGGCGGCAACTCGCGGTGGCAGTTCCTCCAGCTGGTGGGTCCTCTCTCCAGGTCCTTCAACCTATACGTCCCCGACCTGCTCTTCTTCGGGAAATCGCACACTTTCCGGCGGGACCGGAGCGAGGAGTTTCAGGCGCGGTGCGTGGTGGAGGGGCTGAGGGGATTGGGTGTGGGGAGGTGCAGGGTGTTCGGGATCAGCTATGGTGGATACGTGGCGTATCGGATGGCGGAGATGTGGCCGGAGGTAGTGGAGAGGGTGGCAATTGCAAGCTGTGGAATTGGGTATACGGAGGAGCAGAAGAGGGAACACTTAGGAAAGCTCGGGAGGAGTGTGACGGAGATTTTCATGCCGGAGAGTCCAAAGAATCTCCGGCGACTGCTGAATCTCTCTATATACAAGTTCGATCCTCTCAAATGGGCCCCTGACTTTTTTCTTCAACATTTAATAGAT GCAATGTTGAAGGATTACAGAAAGGAGAAGTTAGAGCTGCTTGAGCACTTGCTGGCCCAGAAAGCTGATCCAGACATTCCCATTCCCCCTCAG GAAACAATGCTCATTTGGGGTGATAAGGACGATGTATTTCCACCCTTGCTGGCTTTCCAACTGCAAAG GCACTTTGGTCCAAAGACAAAGCTGGAAATAATCAAGGACACAGGCCATGCTTTAAACATCGACTCGCCTGCTCGGCTATATGAATTGATCGAGTCCTTTTCTTTGGGTCGTTCCAATTCCAAGGATGatatatga
- the LOC117922139 gene encoding E3 ubiquitin-protein ligase SPL2, which produces MSAHDQAAAAILAQVALAADGAILGLALAYVAVRSFIRLSSTSSALRQIDQSPSFRVSDLRSLLSPSSDDESDQSTSSDGLLVVVRGTVEAKSAIDGNWKSLRSNVLVSHESGEKGVILQRTQTCIYNEWRGFFGWTSDIRTLFARSWKEKESTSLRTVPFVLVEGGRRPQSDYVIVNMDGSRHPLPLTTVYHQLQPVNASPYTFLQALFGHDYPVGLLDEEKLLPLGKEITAVGICSLKNGIPEIKSCKDLPYFLSEMSKDQMVVDLAFKSKVLFWSGVVLGSVSIGVLGYAVVRNWNRWKEWRQQRGVRPPSQAVTDDTDTQIAEDDAGDVPDGELCVICLMRRKRSAFVPCGHLVCCQRCALSVERELSPKCPVCRQIIRSSVRIYGS; this is translated from the exons ATGTCCGCACACGACCAAGCAGCGGCGGCGATCCTCGCCCAAGTAGCCCTAGCCGCCGACGGAGCCATCCTTGGCCTAGCCCTAGCCTACGTCGCCGTTCGCAGTTTCATCAGACTCTCATCCACCTCCTCCGCCCTCCGCCAAATCGATCAGTCTCCGTCTTTCCGCGTCTCCGATCTCCGATCCCTCCTCTCTCCCTCCAGCGACGATGAATCCGACCAGTCTACCTCGTCCGATGGCCTGCTCGTCGTCGTCCGCGGCACCGTCGAGGCGAAATCGGCCATTGATGGCAACTGGAAGAGCTTGCGTTCCAATGTTCTCGTCTCTCACGAATCAGGCGAGAAAGGTGTCATCTTGCAGCGAACGCAAACG TGTATATACAATGAGTGGAGGGGTTTTTTTGGATGGACTTCTGATATACGCACCTTGTTTGCAAGATcctggaaagaaaaagaatctaCCTCATTAAGAACG GTTCCTTTTGTTCTTGTTGAAGGTGGTCGGAGGCCACAATCTGATTATGTCATTGTGAACATGGATGGCTCAAGACATCCCTTACCTCTTACAACAGTTTATCATCAATTACAGCCTGTTAATGCTTCTCCTTATACATTCCTCCAAGCACTTTTTGGTCATGACTACCCT GTTGGTCTTCTGGATGAAGAGAAACTTCTGCCCTTAGGGAAGGAGATTACTGCAGTTGGCATTTGCAGTTTAAAGAATGGAATTCCTGAGATCAAATCATGCAAGGATCTTCCTTATTTCCT GTCTGAGATGAGTAAGGATCAGATGGTGGTGGATCTTGCCTTTAAGTCAAAAGTACTATTTTGGAGTGGTGTCGTTCTTGGATCAGTGTCCATTGGTGTTCTTGGCTATGCTGTTGTGAG GAACTGGAATAGATGGAAGGAGTGGAGGCAACAGAGAGGGGTCCGGCCACCAAGCCAAGCTGTTACTGATGATACTGATACCCAGATTGCAGAAGATGATGCAGGGGACGTTCCAGATGGAGAACTGTGTGTCATCTGCCTGATGAGGAGAAAGAGGTCTGCATTCGTTCCATGTGGGCATCTCGTATGTTGCCAACGCTGTGCCCTATCAGTTGAGCGTGAGTTGTCCCCAAAATGTCCTGTGTGTCGACAGATAATCCGAAGTTCTGTGAGGATATATGGCTCTTGA
- the LOC117922138 gene encoding protein NODULATION SIGNALING PATHWAY 1 has product MTIEEPEPNPTSDHILDWLEDSVSFLPSFLDDPYGSGDISSYQWWDQGQELDQDFTSYTDNSINCNSAAVAGAVTPSDPASVDHLQLSDSSKKRKSPDDPAPRVAPNHQRKNQGRRASETGDGDAVEEAVAAKKSVGSKKATGKATGNNCNNGNIKEGRWAEQLLNPCATAITAGNLSRVQHLLYVLHELASSTGDANHRLADHGLRALSHHLSSSVSVGPITFSSTEPRFFQRSLLKFYEVSPWFAFPNNIANTSILQILNGVPSRSRNLHILDIGVSHGVQWPTLLEALSRRSGGPPPLVRLTVIAATSDNDQNTETPFSIAPPGDNFSARLLSFAKSMNINLQINRLDNHPLQSLSPQLIDTSPDETLIVCAQFRLHHLNHNTPDERTEFLKVLRKLEPEAVILSENNMDCSCTNCGDFATGFSRRIEHLWKFLDSTSAAFKGRESEERRVMEGEAARALTDPGEMNEGKEKWCERMRGVGFAGEVFGEDAIDGARALLRKYDSNWEMRVEEKDGCVGLWWKGLPVSFCSLWRLEDTKPNNS; this is encoded by the coding sequence ATGACCATTGAAGAACCTGAACCTAACCCCACTTCGGATCACATCCTGGATTGGCTGGAGGATTCGGTTTCGTTTCTTCCGTCTTTCTTGGATGATCCCTACGGCTCCGGCGATATCAGCAGCTATCAATGGTGGGATCAGGGCCAGGAGCTGGACCAGGATTTTACTAGTTATACTGATAATTCAATCAACTGCAACTCCGCTGCCGTCGCCGGTGCTGTAACTCCCAGTGATCCTGCGAGTGTTGATCATCTCCAACTGTCTGATTCGTCGAAGAAGAGGAAATCCCCGGATGACCCAGCTCCCAGAGTGGCCCCAAATCATCAGAGAAAGAATCAGGGCCGGCGCGCTAGTGAGACTGGAGATGGGGATGCGGTCGAGGAGGCTGTGGCAGCGAAGAAATCCGTTGGAAGCAAGAAAGCCACAGGTAAGGCTACAGGGAATAACTGTAATAACGGTAATATCAAGGAAGGGAGGTGGGCAGAGCAGCTGCTCAACCCCTGCGCCACCGCCATCACCGCTGGAAATCTATCCCGTGTTCAGCACCTGTTGTATGTCCTCCATGAGCTGGCATCCTCCACCGGCGACGCCAACCACCGGCTGGCTGATCATGGCCTGAGAGCCCTGTCCCACCACCTATCCTCCTCTGTCTCTGTAGGGCCTATCACCTTTTCTTCCACAGAGCCGAGGTTTTTCCAGCGATCCCTTCTCAAATTCTATGAGGTTAGTCCCTGGTTCGCCTTCCCCAACAATATTGCAAATACATCCATCCTGCAAATTCTCAACGGGGTGCCATCCCGCTCGCGAAATCTTCACATCCTTGATATTGGAGTCTCCCATGGTGTGCAATGGCCAACGCTGCTCGAGGCCTTGAGTCGTCGGTCTGGCGGCCCTCCTCCACTGGTTCGCCTCACGGTCATAGCCGCCACCAGTGACAATGATCAGAACACAGAGACCCCATTTTCAATAGCTCCACCAGGGGACAACTTCTCGGCCAGACTCCTCTCCTTTGCCAAGTCCATGAACATCAATCTGCAGATCAACAGGCTTGACAACCACCCATTACAAAGCCTCAGTCCCCAGCTCATCGACACCTCCCCTGATGAAACCCTAATCGTTTGCGCGCAGTTCAGGCTGCACCATCTGAATCACAACACCCCTGATGAAAGAACTGAGTTCTTGAAGGTACTGAGGAAGCTGGAGCCAGAAGCAGTTATTCTAAGTGAAAACAACATGGACTGTAGCTGCACCAACTGCGGGGACTTTGCAACTGGGTTCTCCAGGAGGATAGAGCACTTATGGAAGTTTCTGGATTCGACAAGTGCGGCATTCAAGGGCCGGGAGAGTGAAGAGAGAAGGGTGATGGAAGGAGAAGCTGCCAGGGCATTGACAGACCCAGGAGAGATGAATGAGGGAAAAGAGAAATGGTGTGAGAGAATGCGAGGGGTCGGGTTTGCAGGAGAGGTATTTGGGGAGGACGCCATTGATGGAGCTCGGGCGTTGTTGAGGAAGTACGACAGTAACTGGGAAATGAGAGTAGAAGAGAAAGATGGGTGTGTGGGGTTGTGGTGGAAAGGGCTACCTGTTTCCTTTTGTTCACTCTGGAGGCTGGAGGATACTAAACCAAATAacagttag